A single region of the Pseudanabaena sp. FACHB-2040 genome encodes:
- the glcD gene encoding glycolate oxidase subunit GlcD produces MVAALQTRHWEPVVRDFVRALGKDRVIRRKEELLVYECDGLTSYRQRPAVVVLPRSPEEVAEAISICHRYRVPFVPRGAGTGLSGGALPLEDAVLIVAANLRQILEIDLENQQVVVQPGVINNWVTQAVSGAGFYYAPDPSSQSVCSVGGNIAENSGGVHCLKYGVTTNHVLGLKLVLPTGEAVEVGGKVPEMPGYDLTGVFVGSEGTLGIATEITLRILKSPESVRVLLADFTSVEAAAATVSDIISAGIIPAGLEMMDNFSINAVEDVVATRCYPRDATAILLIEIDGLEAEVAANCDRITTLCYQNGARNVTSATDPEERLRLWKGRKAAFAAMGKLSPDYYVQDGVIPRTQLPYVLQEIEALGEKHGYRVANVFHAGDGNLHPLILYDNSQPGQLEAVEALGGDILKLCVKVGGSISGEHGVGADKRCYMPEMFSEVDLETMQWVRQTFNPLGLANPTKIFPTPRTCGEAARASLDPQFAGVERF; encoded by the coding sequence ATGGTAGCTGCGCTCCAAACCCGCCACTGGGAGCCTGTGGTTCGCGACTTTGTCAGGGCTTTGGGAAAAGATCGGGTGATTCGTCGCAAGGAGGAGCTGCTGGTCTATGAGTGCGATGGTCTGACGAGCTATCGGCAGCGGCCTGCGGTGGTGGTGCTGCCCCGGTCACCGGAAGAGGTAGCAGAGGCCATCAGTATTTGTCACCGCTACCGGGTGCCGTTTGTGCCTAGGGGAGCTGGTACAGGGCTTTCAGGGGGTGCTCTGCCGCTTGAAGATGCGGTGCTGATTGTGGCGGCAAACTTGCGGCAGATTCTGGAGATTGATCTGGAGAACCAGCAAGTAGTTGTGCAGCCTGGGGTAATCAATAATTGGGTCACTCAAGCTGTTAGTGGAGCAGGGTTTTACTACGCGCCTGACCCTTCCAGCCAGTCGGTTTGCTCGGTGGGCGGCAATATTGCGGAAAATTCTGGTGGGGTGCACTGCCTGAAGTACGGAGTGACGACGAATCATGTTCTGGGCTTAAAGCTGGTTTTGCCGACCGGAGAGGCAGTCGAGGTGGGCGGTAAAGTGCCGGAAATGCCGGGCTATGATTTGACCGGTGTATTTGTAGGCTCGGAGGGAACGCTGGGAATCGCAACAGAAATTACCCTGCGTATTCTCAAATCGCCGGAGTCTGTTCGGGTACTGCTGGCAGACTTTACCAGCGTGGAGGCGGCAGCAGCAACGGTTTCAGACATCATCAGTGCAGGCATTATTCCGGCCGGGCTGGAGATGATGGACAACTTTAGCATTAACGCCGTAGAGGATGTGGTGGCGACCCGCTGTTATCCCCGCGATGCCACGGCGATTTTGCTAATTGAAATTGATGGTCTAGAGGCGGAGGTAGCGGCAAATTGCGATCGCATCACCACCCTTTGCTACCAAAACGGAGCCCGCAACGTCACCAGCGCCACTGATCCCGAAGAGCGGCTGCGTCTATGGAAAGGCCGCAAAGCTGCTTTTGCAGCCATGGGCAAGCTCAGCCCCGACTACTACGTTCAAGACGGCGTAATTCCCCGTACTCAGCTGCCCTATGTGCTCCAGGAGATTGAGGCGCTGGGGGAAAAACATGGCTACCGGGTTGCTAACGTCTTTCATGCAGGAGACGGCAATCTGCACCCGCTGATTCTGTACGACAACAGCCAGCCAGGACAGCTAGAAGCAGTTGAAGCGCTGGGCGGCGACATTCTCAAACTCTGTGTCAAGGTTGGCGGCAGCATCTCTGGGGAGCACGGGGTCGGAGCAGACAAGCGGTGCTACATGCCAGAGATGTTTTCTGAAGTGGACCTAGAAACCATGCAGTGGGTGCGGCAGACGTTTAACCCATTAGGATTGGCCAATCCTACCAAGATCTTTCCCACGCCCCGGACCTGCGGCGAAGCCGCCAGAGCCTCGCTCGATCCCCAGTTTGCTGGAGTCGAGCGGTTTTAG
- a CDS encoding sugar ABC transporter permease, translating to MTVTPASTVQARFWQRLQRACTPYLFLLPALAALGLTVFWPALRAFYLSFTSYGFDVTQAPEWVGGQNLQRLWRDRIFWQTIRNTLIYLVGVVPVLAIVPLLLAILVNRAWRGIHWFRVAYYTPVVVSMVVAGIAWRWLYAENGLFNQILQASGLFRSGLPWLTSPNLALFSVMVVTIWKGLGYYMVIYLAGLQSIPADLYEAATLEGSDGWRRHWDITLPLMRPYILLVGVISAISATKVFEEVFIMTQGGPRNSSKTVVYYIYEQAFQELEISYACAIGLALFLVILALSLVRLILTRGSGETTPYA from the coding sequence ATGACAGTAACTCCGGCATCGACCGTGCAGGCTCGCTTTTGGCAGCGGCTTCAGCGAGCCTGCACGCCATATCTGTTTCTTCTGCCTGCCTTAGCCGCCCTAGGGCTAACAGTCTTCTGGCCGGCTCTGCGCGCCTTTTACCTGAGCTTTACCAGCTACGGATTTGATGTAACTCAGGCCCCAGAGTGGGTGGGTGGGCAAAACCTACAGCGGCTTTGGCGCGATCGCATCTTCTGGCAAACCATCCGCAATACGCTAATTTATCTGGTTGGAGTAGTACCGGTTCTGGCTATCGTACCGCTGCTGCTGGCAATTTTGGTAAACCGGGCTTGGCGAGGTATTCACTGGTTTCGAGTGGCCTACTATACCCCTGTAGTGGTTTCTATGGTGGTAGCAGGCATTGCTTGGCGCTGGCTATATGCTGAAAACGGTCTGTTCAACCAGATTTTGCAGGCAAGTGGGCTGTTCCGCTCAGGACTACCTTGGTTGACCAGTCCTAACCTAGCGCTGTTTAGTGTAATGGTGGTCACCATCTGGAAAGGCCTGGGTTACTACATGGTGATCTACCTAGCCGGACTGCAGTCCATTCCTGCCGATCTATACGAGGCAGCGACGCTTGAGGGATCTGACGGCTGGCGGCGACACTGGGACATTACCTTACCTTTGATGCGGCCATACATCTTGCTGGTTGGGGTGATCTCAGCAATTTCGGCCACCAAGGTATTTGAAGAGGTCTTCATCATGACCCAAGGTGGCCCCCGCAATAGCTCCAAAACAGTGGTCTACTACATTTACGAACAGGCCTTTCAGGAGCTTGAAATCAGCTACGCCTGTGCCATTGGTCTAGCGCTCTTCCTAGTCATTCTGGCCTTGTCTTTGGTACGGCTAATTTTGACGAGGGGTTCTGGTGAAACTACTCCCTATGCCTGA
- the ispF gene encoding 2-C-methyl-D-erythritol 2,4-cyclodiphosphate synthase, with the protein MTIRIGNGYDIHRLVPDRPLILGGVNIPHSLGLLGHSDADVLTHAIMDALLGALSLGDIGLYFPPDDPQWAGADSLKLLGQVNQMVRQKGWHIGNLDTVVVAERPKLKPHIEAMRSQLATTLALDLDQVGIKATTNEKLGPTGREEGIAAYAVALLVQAA; encoded by the coding sequence ATGACTATTCGCATTGGCAACGGCTACGACATTCACCGTTTAGTGCCTGATCGCCCCCTAATCTTGGGTGGGGTAAACATTCCCCACTCGCTAGGACTATTAGGCCACAGCGACGCAGATGTGCTGACTCATGCCATTATGGATGCCCTGCTAGGGGCGCTTAGCCTGGGCGATATTGGCCTCTATTTTCCACCCGATGACCCGCAGTGGGCTGGGGCAGATAGCCTTAAGCTGCTGGGCCAGGTCAACCAGATGGTGCGGCAAAAGGGCTGGCATATCGGCAACCTAGACACCGTGGTGGTGGCCGAACGGCCTAAGCTCAAGCCTCATATTGAGGCAATGCGATCGCAGTTGGCTACGACTCTAGCGCTCGACCTTGATCAGGTAGGGATCAAGGCCACAACCAATGAGAAGCTAGGCCCCACAGGTCGAGAAGAGGGAATTGCGGCCTACGCAGTAGCGCTGTTGGTGCAGGCTGCTTAG
- the trmD gene encoding tRNA (guanosine(37)-N1)-methyltransferase TrmD yields the protein MTGATLSHPRLRFDVVTLFPDFFTSPLASGLLEKALARQIATVHLTNPRDFTTDKHHKVDDEPYGGGVGMLMKAEPIFAAVEALPVLPRRQVILMTPQGQTMTQSLFQELAQNFDQLVLICGHYEGVDERVLNLVTREVSLGDFVLTCGEIPALALLNGVIRLLPGTVGKEDSLKYESFEAGLLDYPQYTRPAMFRQWQVPEVLLSGNHKAIEQWRREQQIQRTQERRPDLYAQWRAQQADPVDAGISCTDD from the coding sequence ATGACAGGAGCCACTCTCTCTCATCCCCGCCTACGGTTTGACGTCGTTACGCTATTTCCTGACTTTTTTACCTCTCCTTTGGCTTCTGGCCTGCTCGAAAAAGCGCTGGCCCGTCAAATTGCCACTGTCCATCTGACCAATCCCAGAGACTTTACGACCGACAAGCACCACAAGGTTGACGACGAGCCCTACGGCGGTGGTGTCGGCATGTTAATGAAAGCTGAGCCCATCTTTGCGGCGGTAGAGGCGCTGCCGGTGCTGCCCCGACGGCAGGTGATCCTGATGACGCCTCAAGGCCAGACAATGACCCAGAGCTTGTTTCAGGAACTGGCCCAGAACTTTGATCAGCTGGTGCTGATCTGTGGTCACTACGAAGGCGTAGATGAGCGTGTGCTCAATTTGGTGACGCGGGAGGTTTCTCTGGGCGACTTTGTGCTCACCTGTGGCGAAATTCCGGCCCTAGCGCTGCTGAATGGCGTCATTCGGCTGCTGCCCGGCACAGTGGGTAAGGAAGACTCGCTCAAGTACGAGAGTTTTGAGGCTGGGCTACTGGACTATCCTCAGTACACTCGGCCTGCGATGTTTCGGCAGTGGCAGGTGCCAGAAGTGTTGCTGTCAGGCAATCACAAGGCAATTGAACAGTGGCGACGCGAGCAGCAAATCCAGCGCACCCAGGAGCGCCGACCTGATCTCTATGCCCAGTGGCGGGCTCAGCAGGCCGACCCAGTTGACGCTGGGATCAGTTGCACAGACGATTGA
- a CDS encoding cyanophycinase, whose protein sequence is MQQLESLSLEQQMPLVKNNAILVIGGAEDKVHGREILYTFFQRAGGQAAHIGIIPCASRDPVAIGARYQQIFEEMGAQAIEVMDIRERDQSEDPAWKTSLEQCSGVFMTGGDQVRLCGLLADTPLVEFLRQRAQIGELTLAGTSAGAAVMGHHMIAGGGSGESPNRSLVDMATGLGILPNVIVDQHFHNRNRMGRLMSAIATQPDRIGIGIDEDTCALFQSDEAFQVIGKGTVTVIDPSQVTHTNEPDVEATQPISIHGLRVHVLIHGDSYDLRHSRVIPATT, encoded by the coding sequence ATGCAGCAATTAGAATCCCTCTCCCTAGAACAACAAATGCCTCTGGTCAAAAATAACGCCATCCTGGTGATTGGCGGCGCTGAAGACAAAGTGCATGGGCGAGAAATTCTCTACACTTTCTTTCAACGTGCGGGCGGGCAGGCAGCCCACATTGGCATCATTCCTTGCGCCTCGCGCGATCCGGTGGCCATCGGCGCTCGCTACCAGCAAATCTTTGAGGAAATGGGAGCGCAGGCCATTGAAGTAATGGATATTCGTGAACGCGACCAGAGCGAAGATCCGGCCTGGAAGACCTCTTTAGAACAGTGCAGCGGTGTCTTTATGACCGGTGGAGATCAGGTGCGGCTGTGCGGGCTGCTGGCCGATACGCCCTTAGTTGAATTTCTGCGGCAGCGAGCCCAAATCGGAGAACTCACCCTGGCAGGCACCAGCGCTGGAGCAGCTGTTATGGGTCACCACATGATTGCCGGGGGCGGCAGCGGCGAGTCCCCTAATCGATCATTGGTAGATATGGCAACGGGTTTGGGCATTCTACCCAACGTCATCGTCGATCAGCACTTCCATAACCGCAACCGCATGGGCCGCTTAATGAGCGCCATTGCCACCCAACCCGACCGCATCGGCATTGGCATCGATGAAGACACCTGTGCCCTCTTCCAGAGCGACGAAGCCTTCCAGGTAATCGGCAAGGGCACTGTTACCGTTATCGACCCCAGTCAGGTAACCCACACCAATGAACCCGACGTCGAAGCTACACAGCCCATCAGCATTCATGGTCTACGGGTTCATGTGCTAATTCACGGAGACAGCTACGATCTACGGCATAGCCGAGTGATCCCAGCCACTACCTAA
- the cphA gene encoding cyanophycin synthetase — MRILKTQTLRGPNYWSIRHKNLVLVRLDLEDLEDRPSDTLPGFHEALAATLPSLIEHYCSPGVRGGFLSRVRQGTYMGHIVEHVALELQTLAGMPVGFGRTRSTKDASIYQVVFEYMDEQAGRYAARAAVRLCNSLVETGHYPAEELEKDLADLRELGADASLGPSTETIVKEAEIRGIPWTQLRTRAMIQLGYGVFQKRIQASLSSQTGILGVELACDKEGTKQILRDAGIPVPRGTVIYFLDELEAAIESVGGFPVVIKPLDGNHGRGITINITGWQDAEDAYDAAREVSSGVIVERYYTGRDHRVLVINGKVVAVAERVPAHVVGDGRSTVEELIELTNQDPRRGEGHANLLTRIIVDRTTWQLLEQKGYTLDTVLPKGEVCYLRATANLSTGGIAIDRTDEIHPHNIWLAERIAKIINLDIAGIDIVTSDISRPLREVDGVIVEVNAAPGLRMHFSPSEGIARNVAEPIMDMLFPPGASTRIPVISITGTNGKTTTTRLTAHIFKQTGKVVGYTTTDGIYMGDHLVEPGDTTGPQSAQVILQDPTVELAVLETARGGILRSGLAFETCDVGVVLNVAADHLGLGDIETIEDMAHLKSVVAETAHPSGYAVLNADDPMVAAMAKRVKAQIAYFSMNPHSELVQAHTQQGGLAAIYENGYLSILKGDWLLRIERAEAVPLTMGGLAPFQIANALAASLAAFAQGISIEHIRQALSTFQASADQTPGRMNLFNLGKFHALVDYAHNAASYEALGGFVRNWPGKRIGIVGGPGDRRDEDFITLGKLSAQIFDEILVKEDDDTRGRPRGDAAKWIVRGLEEVDSPCVYQTVLDETEAVNRALDEAPADSLVVILPESVNRAIQLIKARNPLPNPQISTNGLAGAERPETTETATDTSTPYVEARG, encoded by the coding sequence ATGAGAATTCTGAAGACCCAAACCTTACGGGGTCCTAACTACTGGAGTATCCGCCACAAGAATCTGGTCCTGGTGCGGCTGGATTTGGAAGATTTAGAAGATCGGCCCTCCGACACCTTGCCTGGATTTCATGAAGCGCTAGCGGCAACCCTTCCCAGCCTGATTGAACATTACTGCTCTCCTGGGGTACGGGGCGGGTTTCTCAGTCGGGTACGTCAGGGGACCTACATGGGCCACATCGTCGAACACGTCGCCCTAGAACTTCAAACACTGGCAGGAATGCCAGTCGGCTTTGGCCGCACTCGCAGCACCAAGGATGCCAGCATCTACCAGGTCGTCTTCGAGTACATGGATGAACAGGCCGGACGCTATGCGGCTCGCGCTGCCGTGCGACTCTGCAACAGCCTGGTCGAAACTGGGCACTATCCGGCTGAAGAGCTAGAAAAAGATCTGGCAGATCTGCGGGAACTTGGAGCCGACGCCTCCCTCGGTCCCAGCACCGAAACCATTGTGAAAGAAGCCGAAATTCGCGGCATTCCTTGGACCCAGCTGCGAACTCGGGCCATGATTCAGCTGGGCTACGGCGTCTTCCAAAAGCGAATTCAGGCGTCGCTCAGCAGCCAAACCGGCATCTTAGGGGTAGAACTGGCCTGCGACAAGGAAGGCACCAAGCAAATCCTCCGGGATGCGGGCATTCCCGTTCCCCGTGGAACAGTTATTTATTTCCTAGATGAACTAGAGGCCGCCATTGAGTCAGTCGGTGGCTTTCCAGTCGTCATCAAACCCCTGGACGGCAACCATGGTCGGGGGATCACCATCAATATCACTGGCTGGCAAGACGCAGAAGACGCTTACGATGCTGCCCGTGAAGTATCGAGTGGTGTGATTGTAGAGCGTTATTACACAGGCCGGGACCACCGGGTGCTGGTGATCAACGGCAAGGTTGTTGCTGTAGCTGAGCGCGTCCCTGCCCATGTTGTCGGGGATGGTCGATCCACTGTTGAGGAGCTGATCGAGCTGACTAACCAGGACCCCCGACGCGGTGAGGGGCATGCCAACCTGTTAACCCGCATCATCGTAGACCGCACGACCTGGCAGCTCCTCGAACAAAAGGGATATACCCTAGATACGGTACTGCCTAAGGGAGAGGTCTGCTATCTGAGAGCCACCGCCAACCTTAGTACTGGCGGTATTGCTATCGATCGCACCGACGAAATTCATCCTCACAATATCTGGCTGGCAGAACGGATCGCCAAAATCATTAACCTAGATATTGCCGGGATTGACATTGTTACCTCTGACATTTCTCGCCCACTGCGGGAGGTCGATGGTGTGATTGTCGAGGTCAACGCGGCTCCCGGTTTGCGGATGCACTTTTCCCCTAGCGAAGGGATTGCCCGCAATGTCGCTGAACCAATCATGGACATGCTGTTTCCGCCAGGCGCGTCTACCCGCATTCCTGTGATATCAATCACAGGCACAAACGGCAAAACCACTACAACTCGACTCACTGCTCACATTTTCAAGCAGACCGGCAAAGTCGTTGGCTACACCACTACTGACGGCATCTACATGGGGGATCATCTAGTTGAGCCCGGCGATACCACAGGCCCCCAAAGTGCCCAAGTCATTCTGCAAGACCCCACTGTAGAGCTGGCCGTTTTGGAGACTGCCCGAGGGGGCATTCTCCGGTCGGGACTAGCGTTTGAAACCTGTGATGTGGGAGTAGTGCTCAACGTCGCTGCCGACCACCTAGGTCTGGGAGACATCGAAACGATTGAGGACATGGCTCATCTCAAGAGCGTTGTCGCTGAAACGGCTCATCCCAGCGGTTATGCGGTTCTGAATGCTGATGACCCGATGGTGGCAGCTATGGCAAAACGGGTCAAGGCCCAAATTGCCTACTTCTCTATGAACCCCCACAGCGAACTGGTGCAGGCCCATACTCAGCAGGGGGGCTTAGCTGCTATTTATGAAAATGGCTATCTGTCGATCCTGAAGGGCGACTGGTTGCTGCGAATCGAGCGGGCCGAAGCTGTGCCTTTGACAATGGGGGGGCTGGCTCCTTTTCAAATTGCTAATGCCTTAGCGGCTAGTTTGGCCGCTTTTGCCCAAGGGATCAGCATTGAGCATATTCGGCAGGCACTTAGCACATTCCAGGCCTCCGCCGACCAGACACCAGGCCGCATGAACCTATTCAACCTGGGTAAGTTTCATGCGCTAGTGGATTATGCCCACAATGCTGCGAGCTACGAAGCTCTGGGTGGTTTTGTCCGCAACTGGCCGGGCAAACGGATTGGCATCGTTGGCGGACCTGGGGATCGCCGCGATGAGGACTTTATCACCCTAGGCAAACTCTCGGCTCAAATATTTGATGAGATTCTTGTCAAAGAGGACGATGACACCCGAGGCCGCCCTCGCGGCGATGCGGCTAAATGGATTGTCCGAGGACTTGAGGAGGTGGACAGCCCATGTGTTTACCAAACTGTTCTAGATGAGACTGAAGCCGTTAACCGGGCACTGGATGAGGCCCCTGCCGATAGTCTGGTCGTTATCTTACCGGAGAGCGTTAATCGGGCGATTCAACTAATCAAGGCGCGCAACCCGCTGCCGAATCCTCAAATCAGCACCAACGGGCTAGCCGGGGCGGAGCGTCCAGAAACAACCGAAACCGCTACGGACACCTCTACTCCCTACGTTGAAGCTAGGGGCTAG
- a CDS encoding tetratricopeptide repeat protein has product MKIVKNLAWGCVLTASLVGSGFGPARGAELEQQLDIRPFNATGGQARDVADQWNQLGQQQAAAGQPSQATASWFRAAEIYGALGDTVAEGKIYDAIGLSYIELGRYREAEPLLRRRIAIARDNRDLLGVVYGLNNLGTLLIRDNQVAAAETFFTEGLQIAEAIPSPTGIGLSLSNLGLIAALRSDLASATQYLEAAANYRILTGDTLGEANSSNGLGDVYRALDRDRNAIGAYRVALRLGSESNNRPIQIRALDGLLAVYLKQGDWANFRTHLDQRTALTADRQRPDEQTVTNLTWLGEYYERTGAVAAAQETYSRALALARSLDMQTQAVGLTNRLIQLR; this is encoded by the coding sequence ATGAAAATTGTCAAGAATCTGGCTTGGGGCTGTGTGCTGACAGCTTCTCTGGTGGGTAGTGGCTTTGGGCCTGCTAGGGGGGCGGAGCTAGAGCAGCAGCTAGATATTCGCCCCTTTAATGCTACGGGCGGACAGGCTCGCGATGTGGCTGATCAGTGGAACCAGTTGGGCCAGCAACAGGCGGCGGCGGGGCAGCCCAGCCAGGCAACAGCCTCGTGGTTTAGAGCTGCAGAGATCTATGGGGCCTTAGGGGATACGGTCGCTGAGGGCAAAATCTATGACGCTATTGGCTTGAGCTACATTGAGTTGGGCCGGTATCGGGAGGCTGAGCCGCTTTTGCGGCGGCGAATTGCGATCGCACGCGACAACCGCGATCTGCTCGGTGTCGTCTACGGCCTAAACAACCTAGGCACGCTCCTGATTCGCGACAACCAGGTTGCTGCCGCCGAAACCTTTTTCACCGAAGGGCTACAAATTGCTGAGGCTATCCCTTCTCCCACAGGCATAGGGCTATCTCTTAGCAATTTGGGTCTGATTGCAGCACTCCGCAGTGATCTAGCGTCTGCCACTCAATATCTTGAGGCTGCGGCCAACTACCGCATTTTGACTGGCGATACGCTGGGGGAAGCCAACTCTTCTAATGGGCTTGGGGATGTCTATCGGGCTTTGGATCGCGATCGCAACGCTATTGGAGCCTACCGCGTTGCCCTTCGCCTGGGCAGCGAATCCAACAATCGCCCCATTCAGATAAGAGCACTTGATGGGCTGCTGGCCGTTTACCTCAAACAGGGTGATTGGGCCAACTTCCGCACCCACCTTGACCAGCGCACCGCCCTCACCGCAGACAGGCAGCGACCTGACGAACAGACCGTTACTAATCTGACCTGGCTGGGCGAATACTATGAGCGCACAGGCGCAGTGGCGGCGGCTCAAGAAACCTACAGCCGAGCACTAGCCCTGGCTCGTTCGCTCGACATGCAAACACAGGCCGTTGGGCTAACCAACCGTCTGATTCAGCTTAGATAG
- a CDS encoding sigma factor-like helix-turn-helix DNA-binding protein — MQIPNFPECDHEIVQSLFHLNDQELVSLFKRHPGSGRYFTAIFCRYSPIVYSLIRHSARSPVQADYLFALTWRHILHELGGLDWLDVAPEPQDPENHAKQATEGQRPASLQSWIINVTALCINQAAIPDVESIHYSIQEASPPFWCYVEQALDQLPPVERLIVLMSRTFRWSETRIAAYLQAEGEQISPAEVRERLQVAYRNLEAVLPQDIRAIYLGEWAELQPMADLSDDSLDSLLAVPDLMTATSDRELS, encoded by the coding sequence GTGCAAATTCCTAACTTCCCAGAATGTGATCACGAAATTGTTCAGTCCCTGTTTCATCTAAATGATCAGGAACTGGTCAGCCTGTTCAAGCGCCATCCTGGCTCAGGTCGTTACTTCACGGCGATTTTTTGCCGTTACAGCCCCATTGTCTACAGCCTGATTCGCCATTCGGCTCGCTCGCCTGTACAGGCAGACTATCTGTTTGCACTGACTTGGCGGCACATTCTGCATGAGTTAGGGGGCCTAGACTGGCTAGATGTCGCTCCTGAACCTCAAGACCCAGAGAATCACGCTAAGCAGGCGACCGAAGGCCAGCGGCCTGCCTCACTGCAGAGTTGGATTATCAATGTCACTGCCCTCTGTATAAATCAGGCGGCCATACCTGATGTTGAGTCCATCCACTATTCCATTCAAGAAGCTTCGCCGCCCTTCTGGTGCTATGTTGAGCAGGCTCTAGACCAGCTTCCCCCAGTTGAGCGGTTAATAGTTCTTATGTCGCGAACCTTTCGCTGGAGCGAGACGCGCATTGCAGCTTATCTACAGGCTGAGGGTGAGCAAATTTCGCCAGCAGAGGTGCGGGAGCGGCTTCAAGTTGCCTACCGCAACCTGGAAGCGGTTTTGCCCCAGGATATTCGAGCGATCTACCTGGGTGAATGGGCAGAATTACAGCCGATGGCAGATCTTTCAGACGATAGTCTTGACAGTTTGTTGGCCGTTCCCGACCTGATGACAGCGACTTCAGATCGGGAACTGAGCTAA
- a CDS encoding VOC family protein, whose protein sequence is MLTVPMMAVHTMTGFSLPVMGAFWPGLPLDSLLSTQGIMVLLLVAYAGAMWMFLTSAPKVHTVMVSDLESARQFYEGILGMPAADVPLHYYYSYEQSLGTAGIDPLYMSNYMSGGGGLATRQTTMPDGMWYQIKKNTQLHVISGASLGHHDRQRHVCFDHDCLEQILMRVQMRGVKHKIRRDKPLNFLVKDYDGQVIEMAEVSS, encoded by the coding sequence ATGCTGACTGTCCCTATGATGGCTGTTCATACAATGACTGGTTTCTCGCTGCCTGTCATGGGTGCCTTTTGGCCAGGGCTTCCCCTCGACAGCCTGCTGTCTACCCAGGGCATCATGGTGCTGCTGCTGGTAGCCTATGCAGGGGCAATGTGGATGTTTCTAACCAGTGCCCCTAAAGTACACACGGTTATGGTTTCAGACCTAGAGTCAGCCCGCCAGTTCTATGAGGGCATTTTGGGTATGCCAGCAGCCGATGTGCCTCTGCATTATTACTACAGCTACGAGCAATCCCTGGGCACTGCAGGCATCGACCCGCTTTACATGTCCAACTACATGTCTGGCGGCGGCGGTTTGGCCACCCGGCAGACGACCATGCCGGATGGGATGTGGTACCAGATCAAAAAGAACACGCAGCTCCATGTCATCTCTGGAGCTAGTTTGGGCCACCACGACCGGCAGCGGCATGTGTGCTTTGACCACGACTGCCTGGAGCAAATTTTGATGCGAGTGCAGATGCGTGGCGTCAAGCATAAGATTCGCCGCGACAAGCCTTTGAACTTTCTGGTCAAGGATTATGACGGTCAGGTAATTGAGATGGCTGAGGTGTCTAGTTAG
- a CDS encoding Fur family transcriptional regulator yields the protein MKVRRTRSQEQILQILKGLNHPISAQDLYVELRQQQHTMGLATVYRALEGLKLEGAVQVRTLSSGESLYSLPQEDRHHLTCLQCGESIAIDECPVHELETQLHSAHRFRIFYHTLEFFGLCPQCQSQPSTSPS from the coding sequence ATGAAGGTTCGAAGAACGCGTAGCCAGGAACAGATTCTCCAGATCTTAAAAGGCCTTAATCATCCGATTTCAGCCCAAGATCTCTATGTCGAGCTGAGGCAGCAACAGCACACGATGGGGCTAGCTACAGTATACCGGGCCCTAGAGGGCTTGAAGCTGGAGGGGGCTGTCCAGGTGCGCACCCTATCTTCTGGGGAGTCTCTCTACAGCTTGCCTCAAGAAGATCGACATCATTTGACCTGTCTCCAGTGTGGCGAGTCAATTGCCATTGATGAGTGCCCTGTGCACGAACTGGAAACCCAGCTACACAGCGCTCACCGGTTTAGAATTTTCTATCACACCCTAGAGTTTTTTGGCCTTTGTCCCCAGTGCCAAAGCCAGCCCTCCACCAGCCCCTCTTAA
- the purS gene encoding phosphoribosylformylglycinamidine synthase subunit PurS has protein sequence MQTYQAQIYVTLRPSVLDPAGTAVRSGLTHMGYNNVEQVRIGKYVEVTLTAEDEASARQQLDRICDQLLANPVIENYRFDLKAAVPAA, from the coding sequence ATGCAGACTTACCAGGCCCAGATCTATGTAACCCTTCGCCCGTCGGTACTTGATCCGGCAGGCACGGCTGTACGGTCGGGCTTAACCCATATGGGCTACAACAACGTTGAACAGGTCCGCATTGGCAAGTACGTAGAGGTCACCCTGACGGCTGAGGATGAAGCCTCTGCTCGGCAACAGTTAGACCGTATCTGTGACCAATTGTTGGCTAACCCAGTGATTGAGAATTACCGATTTGATTTGAAGGCGGCTGTGCCTGCCGCTTAG